The genome window AAGGTAGTAAAAAAACGCCAGCAGGCACACCTTATGGCTGTGAGACATGCTGCTACCATTAACATGACCGCCAGTAAATAATCTGATATCCATGCCTGCAATTGCAGGAAAAACACCGCCACAATTAACCAAACAGAAAACAACGCTGCCCTGTCCAGCCATAGCAAACGTGGTCTGGCTGGAATCTGTGTCGCATTAGCTGTAAACATCGGAATAATACGGCCACCGATGACTGCCATCATCAGCGTAATCAGAAATACGGCTGAATAAAGACTGTTGCTTACGGTTTCAAACTGCTGAGCCTGACTGGATAAATGAAAATGAATATTGGTAAAGATCAGTAGCAGCAACACCACCACTGCAAAATAATTACGCTTTTGTTTCTTTTGATAAATCAACTTAGCCAAGAACAGCCCGGCATATATAAAAAAACTGCTATCCAGCAATATCACTAACCATGATGGCAAGCCGACTCCTGGCCACATCGCAATACGCCCAACGAGCCAACACCCTACTAATAATGCACATTGCTTACCATGAATGGAGCGTAAACCTGTCCAGGTTTGTACGGCCGTTAATAAAAAGCCAACCAACACCGCACCGACAAAACCAAACATCATTTCATGACCGTGCCAGAGTGTGGCGGGTAAAGCTTGACTCGGATTTACCCATCCATTCCAGACACCGCCCCAATACAGCAAAGCGATGATGCCAAATAGACTAGCCAGTAAAAACAATGGCCTGAAAGCCAGATCAAACACAGGCAATGAAAAAAATGCACGACAAGATTTTATAGACATAAGCAGCTACCAGAAGATAAAAACAGCGAGCCCTTTCGGGCTCAGCTGTTGCTTTGGGTTAAATAATGTCGTCATGTGGTCCGAATGTTTCAAAATGGACGCGTTCTGATGGCACACCATTCACATGCAATTGCAAACGCACAAAGCGCATAAACTCCAGTGGCCCACATAGATATACCTCGACATTATTAAAATCGACTTTGTCTCTGAGCAGGTTGATATCCATCAAACCCGTATGAATATCTTCTGAGGCATTCGTTTCTTCGCTATACCAATAAAAATCATGCAGATTCGTGTGAGTCTGTTTCAACGCCGTTAAACGCTGCTTGAATGAATGTTGCTGAGCATTTTTGCAGGTGTGCAAAAAGAAGATATCGTGTTGGTAAGCATCATCACTGACTAAAGTCTCCAGCATAGACATCATTGGCGTTAAACCAACACCGCCAGAAATCAACATCACCGGTCGGCTAGGCTTGGTTAAAAAGAAAGCGCCCGCCGGTGGCATTAATTCGACTGTATCGCCCACTTCCACGGCATCATGCAGATGGTTAGATACCATGCCCTTTATAGGAGAACGCTCACGTTTCACACTAATACGGTAATGCTCAGGATGATATTTATCTGAAAGTGAATATTGGCGAATCTCAACATTCTCGGCATTATCAGGTTTCACTCTGACGGCAATATACTGGCCCGGCTGATACTGTCTTATCGGCTGTCCATCCACCGGTTCAAAAATAAAACTGGTCACTAACTCAGACTCTTTGATTTTGTCTTTGACCTGAAACGATCTTGGTCCAGTCCAGCCGCCCTGTTCTTCTCTGCTAGTTTGATAAAGCGCTTTTTCGCGGTCAATTAATACTGTAGCCAATAACTGATAGGCTTTTATCCAGGCTTCAGCCACATCATCGGTGAACTCGTCGGGCGCTAACTCTCGTAAGGTTTCAATCAGGTGATGACCGACAATCTGATATTGCTCAGGCTGAATATCAAAGCTGGTGTGTTTCTGTGCGATACGCTCGACCAACTCGCCCAGCTCACCCAGGTTAT of Methylophaga marina contains these proteins:
- the hmpA gene encoding NO-inducible flavohemoprotein; translated protein: MLDTHTIQIVKSTIPILEGAGTTVTDHFYQRMFNANPELKDIFNLSNQKNGRQQFALFSAVASYAKYIDNLGELGELVERIAQKHTSFDIQPEQYQIVGHHLIETLRELAPDEFTDDVAEAWIKAYQLLATVLIDREKALYQTSREEQGGWTGPRSFQVKDKIKESELVTSFIFEPVDGQPIRQYQPGQYIAVRVKPDNAENVEIRQYSLSDKYHPEHYRISVKRERSPIKGMVSNHLHDAVEVGDTVELMPPAGAFFLTKPSRPVMLISGGVGLTPMMSMLETLVSDDAYQHDIFFLHTCKNAQQHSFKQRLTALKQTHTNLHDFYWYSEETNASEDIHTGLMDINLLRDKVDFNNVEVYLCGPLEFMRFVRLQLHVNGVPSERVHFETFGPHDDII
- a CDS encoding NnrS family protein, whose translation is MSIKSCRAFFSLPVFDLAFRPLFLLASLFGIIALLYWGGVWNGWVNPSQALPATLWHGHEMMFGFVGAVLVGFLLTAVQTWTGLRSIHGKQCALLVGCWLVGRIAMWPGVGLPSWLVILLDSSFFIYAGLFLAKLIYQKKQKRNYFAVVVLLLLIFTNIHFHLSSQAQQFETVSNSLYSAVFLITLMMAVIGGRIIPMFTANATQIPARPRLLWLDRAALFSVWLIVAVFFLQLQAWISDYLLAVMLMVAACLTAIRCACWRFFTTLSHPLLWSLHLSYWCIPLGLCLLAYHYAGGNVSMNDALHALTIGGMGGLILSMISRVSLGHTGRPIIASSKIKVAFICVLIAGLVRTLMFSVFSASLFSLWLSILLWVLAYSIFLYQYTPILLSERKG